The genomic window GCTGGTCACCGGGTGGTGGCGCGTCCACCCGGAGATGAACCTGGTCGGCAGAGCGGGATTCGCGGGCGACGAGCTCGGCTCCGGGCTGATCGGGGCGCGTCTGGTGGGCGACCTCATGCGCCTCGCGTTCCTAATGGAGCGGCACTACGCGCCCTACTCAAAGTGGTTCGGCACGGCCTTCTCACGCCTGGCCTGCGGCGCGGAGCTGACACCCGTGCTGCGGGAGGTCGGCCGTGCGCAGACCTGGCAGGAGCGCGAAGCAGCACTGGTGGGTGCTTACGAGAAGCTGGTCGCGATGCACAACGCGCTCGGCCCGACCGCCGAGGCGACGACGCAGGTCGTGCGGATGTGGGACCGACCGTTCCAGGTCGCCTGGGCCGACATCCCGGACCTCCTCCTCCCCCTCATCCAGGACCCGGCGGTCGTCAGCATCGCCCGGCGATGGCCGGTCGGGCCCGTCGACCAGTTCCGCGAGCTGCTCTGGCCACCGACGAACCGGGCACTGCTGCTGCGTCTCTTTGACGAGGAGCCCCCTCAGCTGAGCGTGCGCAGGTAGCCCTCGAGGACCGCGATGTCGGACTGGTAGGGCGGCTC from Ornithinimicrobium cryptoxanthini includes these protein-coding regions:
- a CDS encoding DUF4037 domain-containing protein, whose amino-acid sequence is MFVSGPVFHDEVGLQGARDRLAYYPHDVWLYLLVTGWWRVHPEMNLVGRAGFAGDELGSGLIGARLVGDLMRLAFLMERHYAPYSKWFGTAFSRLACGAELTPVLREVGRAQTWQEREAALVGAYEKLVAMHNALGPTAEATTQVVRMWDRPFQVAWADIPDLLLPLIQDPAVVSIARRWPVGPVDQFRELLWPPTNRALLLRLFDEEPPQLSVRR